In Myxococcus stipitatus, the following are encoded in one genomic region:
- a CDS encoding ABC transporter ATP-binding protein yields the protein MIQVEGLTKYYGEHAAIRDLAFTIGQGEVIGFLGLNGAGKSTTLKVLGCVLLPTSGRVVIDGHDVVSNAHEVRQRIGYLPDVPPLYDEMTVGEYLAYVARLRGVTARDTAARVGEAEEKTGLREVDSELISTLSHGYRQRVGVAQALVHKPALLILDEPTSGLDPRQIVEMRDVIRGLKGTHTVLVSSHILPEISQTCDRLLIIHKGTLVAQGTEEELGRKMGGGGSIEVEVRGDQARAVEVLQGFGAVEVDRAVDGVVSLSLRASPDLRPRVAQAVVGAGLELLRLDQGAGQLESIFLRLTHGQEVRA from the coding sequence ATGATTCAGGTCGAAGGGCTGACCAAGTACTACGGTGAGCACGCGGCCATCCGGGACCTGGCCTTCACCATTGGCCAGGGCGAGGTCATCGGCTTTCTCGGCCTCAACGGCGCGGGCAAGTCGACGACGTTGAAGGTCCTCGGGTGCGTGCTGCTGCCGACTTCCGGGCGCGTCGTCATCGACGGTCATGACGTGGTGAGCAATGCCCACGAGGTCCGCCAGCGCATCGGCTATCTCCCGGACGTGCCCCCGCTCTACGACGAGATGACGGTGGGCGAGTACCTGGCCTACGTCGCGCGGCTTCGAGGCGTGACGGCGCGCGACACCGCCGCCCGGGTGGGCGAGGCCGAGGAGAAGACGGGGCTTCGCGAGGTGGACAGCGAGCTCATCTCCACGCTCAGCCACGGCTACCGTCAGCGCGTGGGCGTGGCGCAGGCGCTGGTGCACAAGCCCGCGCTGCTTATCCTCGACGAGCCCACCAGCGGCCTGGACCCTCGGCAAATCGTGGAGATGCGCGACGTCATCCGGGGACTGAAGGGCACGCACACCGTCCTCGTCTCCAGCCACATCCTCCCGGAAATCTCGCAGACGTGTGATCGGCTCCTCATCATCCACAAGGGGACGCTGGTGGCGCAGGGGACGGAGGAGGAGCTGGGGCGGAAGATGGGCGGAGGAGGCTCCATCGAGGTGGAGGTGCGCGGCGACCAGGCGCGCGCGGTGGAGGTGCTCCAGGGCTTCGGCGCGGTGGAGGTGGACCGGGCCGTGGACGGCGTGGTGTCGCTGAGCCTGCGGGCTTCTCCCGACCTGCGTCCGCGCGTGGCGCAAGCGGTGGTGGGCGCGGGGCTGGAGCTCCTGCGGCTGGACCAGGGCGCGGGGCAGTTGGAGTCCATCTTCCTCAGGCTGACGCACGGCCAGGAGGTGCGCGCGTGA
- a CDS encoding TIGR01777 family oxidoreductase — protein MGKSHVFNARARMPVSASELFAWHSREGALARLTPPWERMELLERSGDGLQVGARVVMKMYVGPIPRRWVAEHTACIQDSLFQDRQVTGPFSKWVHTHRFWPEPAMGTSVLEDEVEYALPLGGLGSLVGGGFARRSLERVFAYRHRVTGIDQRRHQAFASRGPFSVAITGASGLVGSALVPLLTTGGHGVKRLVRRRAESSRGEVAWAPDKGEVDTAALEGVDAVVHLAGVNVAGKRWSPEYKDAILKSRAEGTLTLSEALARMKRKPRVLVCAAGVGVYGDRGDEPLTETSAPGTGFLADVCRAWEAATAPAEAAGIRVVHLRIGPVLDARDGALAKMLPPFLAGGGGPIASGRQWMSWVSLEDLLGLIHFSLFTDAARGPINAVAPGAVRQGDFARTLGRVVRRPAVLPMPAAVIRTLFGEMGQEALLAGARALPTRAEQLGYSFVLPELEGALRFTLGRTTEGLEVRHD, from the coding sequence ATGGGCAAGTCGCACGTCTTCAATGCGCGCGCTCGGATGCCGGTTTCCGCCTCCGAGCTGTTCGCCTGGCACTCCCGGGAAGGGGCGCTCGCACGGCTGACGCCCCCCTGGGAGCGGATGGAGCTCCTCGAGCGCTCCGGCGATGGCCTCCAGGTGGGCGCCCGCGTCGTGATGAAGATGTACGTGGGCCCCATCCCCCGCCGCTGGGTGGCCGAGCACACCGCCTGCATCCAGGACTCACTCTTCCAGGACCGCCAGGTGACCGGCCCGTTCTCGAAGTGGGTCCACACCCATCGCTTCTGGCCCGAGCCCGCGATGGGCACCTCCGTCCTCGAGGACGAGGTGGAGTACGCGTTGCCCCTTGGCGGGCTGGGGAGCCTGGTGGGTGGGGGCTTCGCGCGGCGCTCGCTGGAGCGGGTGTTCGCTTATCGCCACCGGGTGACAGGAATCGACCAGCGCCGCCACCAGGCCTTCGCGTCACGGGGACCGTTCTCGGTCGCCATCACGGGGGCATCGGGGTTGGTGGGCTCGGCGCTGGTGCCGCTGCTCACCACGGGCGGCCATGGCGTGAAGCGGCTGGTGCGCAGGCGCGCGGAGTCCTCGCGAGGCGAGGTGGCGTGGGCCCCCGACAAGGGCGAGGTGGACACGGCGGCGCTCGAGGGCGTGGACGCGGTGGTGCACCTGGCGGGCGTCAACGTCGCGGGCAAGCGCTGGTCCCCCGAGTACAAGGACGCCATCCTCAAGAGCCGCGCGGAGGGCACGCTCACGTTGAGCGAGGCGCTGGCGCGGATGAAGCGCAAGCCCCGGGTGCTCGTCTGCGCCGCGGGCGTCGGCGTCTACGGAGACCGGGGCGACGAGCCCCTCACCGAGACGAGCGCGCCGGGCACGGGCTTCCTCGCGGACGTGTGCCGCGCCTGGGAGGCGGCCACCGCGCCCGCCGAGGCCGCGGGGATTCGCGTGGTGCACCTGCGCATCGGTCCGGTGCTGGATGCTCGGGACGGTGCGCTGGCGAAGATGCTGCCCCCATTCCTCGCGGGCGGCGGAGGGCCCATCGCGTCCGGGCGCCAGTGGATGAGCTGGGTGTCGCTGGAGGACCTCCTGGGCCTCATCCACTTCAGCCTCTTCACCGACGCGGCGCGAGGTCCCATCAACGCGGTGGCTCCCGGGGCGGTGCGGCAGGGGGACTTCGCTCGGACGCTGGGCCGTGTGGTGCGGCGGCCGGCGGTGCTGCCGATGCCCGCGGCCGTCATCCGCACGCTCTTCGGGGAGATGGGGCAGGAGGCCCTGCTGGCGGGTGCCCGGGCGCTCCCCACCCGGGCGGAGCAACTGGGTTACTCCTTCGTCCTGCCGGAGCTGGAAGGGGCGCTGCGCTTCACCCTGGGAAGGACCACGGAGGGGCTCGAGGTCCGCCATGACTGA
- a CDS encoding ABC transporter permease, with translation MKALLIARRELSGYFRTLSGYVVIAVILALNGLLFNVWALGGASKRSAEVLSQFFYYSSGFTVVASVFISMRLLAEERQTGTLPLLYSSPLRDRDIVLGKFLAGFAFLALYVLCTLYMPVLVLVNGKVSLGHVAAGYLGLLLLGGASLAVGTFGSALARNQLLAAITSAGMLLALFLCWLLARITEQPLADVFSAMSLWNQHFPPFQSGLIHVRDVVYYLVVTYVALFAATRVLEARRWR, from the coding sequence GTGAAGGCGCTGCTCATCGCCCGCCGCGAGCTGTCCGGTTACTTCCGCACGCTCAGCGGCTACGTCGTCATCGCGGTCATCCTCGCGTTGAACGGCCTGCTCTTCAACGTGTGGGCCCTGGGGGGCGCGAGCAAGCGCTCCGCCGAGGTGCTGTCGCAGTTCTTCTATTACTCGAGCGGCTTCACCGTGGTCGCCTCGGTGTTCATCTCCATGCGGCTGTTGGCCGAGGAGCGGCAGACGGGGACGCTGCCCCTCTTGTACTCGTCACCGCTGCGGGACAGGGACATCGTGCTGGGCAAGTTCCTGGCGGGCTTCGCCTTCCTGGCGCTCTACGTGCTGTGCACGCTGTACATGCCGGTGCTGGTGCTGGTGAACGGCAAGGTGTCGCTGGGTCATGTGGCGGCGGGCTACCTGGGGTTGTTGCTCCTGGGCGGAGCGTCGCTCGCGGTGGGGACGTTCGGGTCGGCGCTGGCTCGCAACCAGCTGCTCGCGGCGATTACGTCCGCGGGGATGTTGCTGGCGCTCTTCCTCTGCTGGCTCCTGGCGCGCATCACCGAGCAGCCGCTGGCGGACGTCTTCAGCGCGATGTCGCTGTGGAACCAGCACTTCCCACCATTCCAGTCGGGGCTCATCCACGTGCGTGACGTCGTCTACTACCTGGTCGTCACCTACGTGGCGTTGTTCGCGGCCACGCGGGTGCTCGAGGCGCGGAGGTGGCGATGA
- a CDS encoding L-threonylcarbamoyladenylate synthase has translation MLNPELVERAVELLRRGGVIALPTETVYGLAANAEDELAVRRVFAIKGRPATHPLIVHLPGVEHLSSWAQDIPPAAHALARAFWPGPLTLVLRRTPRATDAVTGGQDTVALRVPGHPVALAVLEAMGGGIAAPSANRFGRVSPTTAEHVRVDLGDDVDLVLDGGPCTVGVESTIVDLSSGAPTILRPGGLSTEDIEQVLGHPVPVRTSSKVRVSGSLTSHYAPRAGVVLAEPGEAAARVRALREQGLRVGVLGPEGLELPPGISRFDVPADPAGAARVLYARLREADERGHDVLVACLPSASGLGIAVRDRLSRAAAPRDAGA, from the coding sequence ATGCTAAATCCGGAGCTCGTCGAGCGCGCGGTGGAATTGCTGCGGCGCGGCGGCGTCATCGCCTTGCCCACGGAGACTGTGTACGGCCTCGCGGCCAACGCCGAGGACGAATTGGCCGTGCGTCGCGTTTTCGCCATCAAGGGCCGCCCCGCAACCCATCCGCTCATCGTCCACCTGCCCGGCGTGGAACACCTCTCCTCCTGGGCGCAGGACATCCCTCCGGCCGCGCACGCGCTCGCCCGAGCCTTCTGGCCCGGACCACTCACCCTGGTGCTGCGTCGCACGCCGCGCGCCACGGACGCCGTCACGGGGGGCCAGGACACGGTGGCCCTGCGAGTGCCGGGACATCCGGTGGCCCTGGCCGTGCTCGAGGCGATGGGAGGGGGAATCGCGGCCCCCAGCGCCAACCGCTTCGGGCGGGTGAGCCCCACCACGGCGGAGCACGTCCGGGTGGACCTGGGCGACGACGTGGACCTGGTCCTCGACGGAGGCCCCTGCACCGTGGGCGTGGAGTCCACCATCGTCGACCTGAGCTCGGGCGCACCCACCATCCTGCGGCCCGGAGGGCTCTCGACCGAGGACATCGAGCAGGTGCTGGGTCATCCCGTCCCGGTGAGGACGTCCTCGAAGGTCCGCGTGTCGGGCTCGCTCACGTCGCACTACGCGCCGCGCGCCGGGGTGGTGCTCGCGGAGCCGGGCGAAGCCGCCGCGCGCGTGCGAGCCCTCCGGGAGCAGGGCCTGCGCGTGGGAGTGCTGGGCCCCGAGGGGCTTGAGCTTCCCCCGGGTATCTCCCGCTTCGACGTGCCCGCCGACCCGGCCGGCGCCGCACGTGTGCTCTATGCACGACTGCGGGAGGCGGATGAGCGAGGCCATGACGTGCTCGTGGCCTGTCTCCCCTCCGCCAGCGGGCTGGGCATCGCGGTGCGAGACAGACTCTCCCGCGCCGCCGCACCTCGCGAC